The proteins below are encoded in one region of Brassica napus cultivar Da-Ae chromosome A6, Da-Ae, whole genome shotgun sequence:
- the BNAA06G10140D gene encoding uncharacterized protein BNAA06G10140D produces MLKERQVLPDSSNKNRVSPYPLRSCRSKKQKEAESPLEPENVSEWEDVRCVICMEPPHNAVLLQCSSFSKGCRAYMCDTSARHSNCFKQYRRNKKNASRCSSGKTLSCPYCRGEVDGTMKSTSARRFMNAKPRCCSMDKCEFSGTYSQLKTHLKAAHPGFTPPKMEPWEHLHMWEEVERAEFIEMINARQRWEAEQRLLAEHHYQVPHHHHHPMIDLNLDAFMHDVFVGVRGQASAPSYPAYMSQLDFHGAMYPRWTP; encoded by the coding sequence ATGCTGAAGGAAAGACAGGTTTTGCCGGATTCAAGCAACAAGAACAGGGTGTCTCCCTACCCGCTTCGCTCTTGTCGGAGCAAGAAACAAAAGGAAGCCGAGTCACCTCTCGAGCCAGAGAACGTGAGTGAATGGGAGGATGTGAGGTGTGTGATCTGCATGGAGCCGCCGCACAATGCCGTCCTCTTGCAGTGCTCTTCCTTCTCCAAAGGCTGCCGCGCGTACATGTGTGACACAAGCGCGCGTCACTCCAACTGCTTCAAGCAGTACCGCAGGAACAAGAAGAACGCAAGCCGCTGCAGCAGTGGCAAGACTCTGAGCTGTCCGTACTGCAGAGGAGAGGTTGACGGGACGATGAAGTCAACTAGCGCACGGAGGTTCATGAATGCAAAACCGAGGTGCTGTTCTATGGACAAGTGCGAGTTCTCTGGGACTTACTCTCAGCTGAAGACTCACTTGAAAGCTGCGCATCCGGGTTTCACACCTCCGAAGATGGAACCTTGGGAGCATCTCCACATGTGGGAGGAAGTGGAAAGAGCGGAGTTCATTGAGATGATCAACGCTCGTCAGAGATGGGAAGCGGAGCAGAGATTGTTGGCTGAACATCACTACCAGGTTCcacaccatcatcatcatcccatGATTGATCTCAACCTTGATGCTTTCATGCACGATGTTTTCGTTGGTGTGAGGGGACAAGCAAGTGCCCCCAGTTACCCGGCTTACATGTCCCAACTTGACTTCCATGGAGCCATGTATCCTAGGTGGACTCCGTGA